One genomic region from Arenicella chitinivorans encodes:
- a CDS encoding cytochrome c3 family protein: MRFFQRVGFLQYGAAVTLLLSAFLGYNLFVGGKDLFLPGSSTKGHHQIEAQCDVCHATPFDTDDAMQQACLSCHSDALQKARDTHPMKKFTDPRNADLLASLDATQCVTCHIEHSPEVTGQFGVTLPPDFCYYCHQQIAEERPSHEEFEFNTCGNAGCHNFHDNKALYESFLAKHIDKPALLSEARLRVPNAFAVWQQRNPDAAPLPATAHDGSEIPGTEPALISAWQSSLHAQVGANCSSCHANPLARTDSTASSWRSGHDLSVASCTDCHTAQVDGFKQGLHGMRLASELPPLKVSDARLPMHTDAAHKSLTCSSCHDPHQPDLQFAATEACLGCHADEHSLNYTKSAHSTLWRQEVAGQVDAGVGVSCASCHMPRIKKGKLVSVEHNQSLTLEPNSKMIRPVCLECHGLEYSIAALSDRNLIRRNFSGAFDATHPSFALVRERIAAKKAQKQRARATKSNQ, encoded by the coding sequence ATGCGGTTTTTTCAGCGGGTTGGATTCTTACAATATGGCGCGGCAGTGACTCTGCTGCTGAGCGCGTTCCTGGGCTACAACTTATTTGTCGGAGGCAAAGATTTGTTTCTACCGGGTAGCAGTACCAAAGGACATCATCAAATCGAAGCGCAATGTGACGTGTGTCACGCAACGCCGTTTGATACCGACGATGCAATGCAGCAAGCTTGCTTGAGTTGTCACAGCGATGCGCTGCAAAAGGCCCGGGACACACACCCAATGAAAAAGTTTACGGATCCGCGCAATGCCGACCTGCTTGCGAGCCTTGACGCGACTCAGTGTGTCACTTGCCATATTGAACATTCGCCTGAGGTGACCGGTCAGTTTGGCGTCACGTTGCCACCGGATTTCTGCTACTACTGTCATCAGCAGATCGCAGAGGAGCGGCCCAGTCATGAAGAATTTGAGTTCAACACTTGTGGTAATGCAGGCTGCCATAATTTTCACGACAATAAAGCATTGTATGAATCGTTTTTGGCGAAGCATATTGATAAACCCGCGTTGTTGTCCGAAGCGCGGTTGCGCGTGCCAAATGCCTTTGCGGTGTGGCAGCAGCGCAACCCAGATGCAGCACCGCTGCCTGCCACTGCGCATGATGGTAGTGAGATACCGGGAACTGAACCTGCCTTGATCTCGGCGTGGCAATCCAGCTTACATGCACAGGTCGGCGCGAACTGTTCTAGCTGCCATGCAAACCCGTTAGCACGAACCGATTCCACGGCCTCTAGCTGGCGCAGCGGTCATGACCTGAGTGTGGCATCGTGTACGGACTGTCATACGGCTCAGGTCGATGGTTTTAAGCAAGGCTTACACGGTATGCGGCTGGCCTCTGAGTTGCCACCTCTCAAGGTCTCTGACGCCCGTTTGCCCATGCATACGGACGCAGCCCACAAGAGTCTCACTTGCAGTAGTTGTCACGATCCCCATCAGCCCGATTTACAGTTTGCTGCCACCGAAGCCTGCCTCGGTTGTCATGCTGATGAGCACAGTTTGAACTACACAAAATCGGCACACTCGACGCTTTGGCGTCAGGAAGTTGCTGGCCAAGTGGATGCCGGAGTGGGCGTCAGTTGTGCCAGTTGCCACATGCCGCGTATCAAGAAGGGCAAGCTGGTGTCGGTAGAACATAATCAGAGCCTCACTTTGGAGCCGAATAGCAAAATGATTCGGCCAGTCTGTCTTGAGTGTCATGGACTGGAGTATTCGATCGCAGCATTGTCAGATCGAAATCTGATTCGACGAAATTTCTCTGGTGCGTTTGATGCAACGCATCCGAGCTTTGCACTGGTACGGGAACGCATTGCGGCTAAAAAGGCGCAGAAACAGCGTGCACGTGCTACCAAATCCAACCAATGA
- a CDS encoding Tll0287-like domain-containing protein: MKAKSLIPSISSLALLTVLGAHTAVAEISPQRMADAIYAVIESDRAVYTKNVVNRLQNEEEVIDAHEYWEDEQALPLPAQMLRMGAEEVAEKDLGITYALLSTWPINKQNEAVTEIEKKGMEFIVANPTQRFYSEEVLAGERYFTAIYQDIAVSDACVKCHNDHLDSPRDDFKIGDVMGGVVLRIKLD, translated from the coding sequence ATGAAAGCAAAATCGTTAATTCCTAGCATTTCTTCTTTGGCCCTATTGACTGTTCTCGGTGCTCACACCGCCGTCGCAGAGATCAGTCCACAACGTATGGCTGATGCGATCTATGCCGTGATCGAATCCGACCGAGCGGTGTATACCAAAAACGTGGTGAACCGCTTGCAAAATGAAGAGGAGGTCATTGATGCGCACGAGTATTGGGAAGATGAGCAAGCTTTGCCGTTACCCGCGCAAATGTTGCGTATGGGGGCAGAAGAAGTTGCAGAAAAAGATCTGGGCATCACGTATGCACTATTGAGCACCTGGCCGATCAATAAACAAAATGAGGCAGTCACTGAGATCGAAAAGAAAGGCATGGAGTTTATTGTTGCGAACCCGACACAGCGTTTTTATTCCGAAGAAGTACTGGCTGGCGAGCGGTATTTTACCGCGATCTATCAAGACATCGCGGTTTCCGATGCCTGCGTAAAATGCCACAATGATCATTTGGATAGCCCGCGCGACGATTTTAAAATAGGTGATGTCATGGGCGGCGTGGTGCTGCGTATTAAGCTCGATTAG